Proteins from one Longimicrobiaceae bacterium genomic window:
- a CDS encoding DUF4382 domain-containing protein produces MVARNRTILLPALAGALLLGACEASTGSLAPNGSARLTVQLTDAPGDLKEARVKLSKVVLQGREGGDTAAARQELTVSGGEWIDLLTLSGGKLKDLVSGATVPPGTYSQLRLVVDGAYVVTRDGRVFATKDAQLPSSVTADGELVCPSCSQSGFKVKFPGGITVEDATTLVIDFDVNQSFGHEAGKSGKFVLKPVLIGARKGGGTPALGTIGGTVTLAQGVAIPACGGQATLDLTRFVPTATGGTTTKTGTTQANGAYVIGAVASGSYTLGVDRVGFANGDTLSFTATATPATVAVAAGTKAAADYTVTAATCKAAG; encoded by the coding sequence ATGGTCGCACGGAACCGCACGATCCTTCTCCCCGCGCTGGCGGGGGCCCTCCTGCTGGGCGCCTGCGAGGCGTCCACCGGCTCGCTGGCGCCGAACGGCTCCGCCCGGCTCACCGTCCAGCTCACCGACGCCCCCGGCGACCTCAAGGAGGCGCGGGTCAAGCTCAGCAAGGTCGTCCTGCAGGGCCGCGAGGGGGGCGACACCGCCGCCGCCCGCCAGGAGCTCACGGTCTCGGGCGGCGAGTGGATCGACCTGCTGACGCTCAGCGGCGGCAAGCTCAAGGACCTGGTGAGCGGCGCCACCGTCCCGCCCGGCACCTACTCGCAGCTCCGCCTGGTGGTGGACGGCGCGTACGTGGTCACCCGGGACGGTCGCGTCTTCGCCACCAAGGACGCCCAGCTCCCCTCCAGCGTGACCGCCGACGGCGAGCTGGTGTGCCCCAGCTGCAGCCAGAGCGGGTTCAAGGTGAAGTTCCCCGGCGGGATCACCGTGGAGGACGCCACCACGCTGGTGATCGACTTCGACGTCAACCAGAGCTTCGGCCACGAGGCCGGCAAGTCCGGGAAGTTCGTGCTCAAGCCGGTCCTGATCGGGGCCCGCAAGGGCGGCGGCACCCCCGCCCTCGGGACGATCGGCGGGACGGTGACGCTCGCGCAGGGCGTGGCGATCCCCGCCTGCGGCGGCCAGGCCACGCTGGACCTCACCCGCTTCGTCCCCACCGCGACCGGCGGGACCACCACCAAGACGGGCACCACGCAGGCGAACGGCGCCTACGTGATCGGTGCGGTGGCGAGCGGGAGCTACACCCTGGGCGTCGACCGGGTGGGCTTCGCGAACGGCGACACCCTGAGCTTCACCGCCACGGCCACCCCGGCGACGGTGGCGGTCGCGGCCGGAACGAAGGCCGCCGCCGACTACACGGTGACCGCGGCCACCTGCAAGGCGGCCGGCTGA
- the rsgA gene encoding ribosome small subunit-dependent GTPase A, translated as MIGTVLRAQGGTYVVETAEGIVEAALRGKVKREDRSGERVVVGDRVEVEPAGEGWTVERVHPRRTALVRRAPGKAPRPKTIVANVDQVVVVFAVAHPSPHLRMLDRFLVICESSGLDPLIIANKTDLLGEEAARALFRPYERAGYPVLFTAARARKGVDELRDAICGRVSALTGPSGVGKSSLLNAVQPGLGLRVAAVSEAVDKGRHTTVTAELIPLECGGYVADTPGLREVGLWEVDPEELDGHFPEMRPYLGTCRYGNSCTHSHEPGCAVRAAVEAGEVDPGRYESYLRILKGEDEEDY; from the coding sequence ATGATCGGGACGGTGCTGCGGGCGCAGGGCGGGACGTACGTGGTGGAGACGGCGGAGGGGATCGTGGAGGCCGCGCTGCGGGGGAAGGTGAAGCGGGAGGACCGCTCCGGCGAGCGCGTGGTGGTGGGCGACCGGGTGGAGGTGGAGCCCGCCGGGGAGGGGTGGACGGTGGAGCGCGTCCATCCCCGGCGCACCGCGCTGGTCCGCCGCGCCCCGGGGAAGGCGCCCCGCCCCAAGACCATCGTCGCCAACGTGGACCAGGTGGTGGTGGTCTTCGCGGTAGCCCACCCCTCCCCCCACCTGCGGATGCTGGACCGCTTCCTGGTGATCTGCGAGTCCAGCGGGCTGGACCCCCTGATCATCGCCAACAAGACGGACCTCCTCGGCGAGGAGGCGGCGCGCGCGCTGTTCCGGCCGTACGAGCGGGCCGGGTACCCGGTGCTGTTCACCGCCGCGCGCGCGCGGAAGGGGGTGGACGAGCTCCGCGACGCCATCTGCGGGCGCGTCTCGGCGCTCACGGGCCCCTCCGGCGTGGGGAAGTCCAGCCTCCTCAACGCGGTGCAGCCGGGGCTGGGGCTGCGGGTGGCCGCGGTGAGCGAGGCGGTGGACAAGGGGCGCCACACCACGGTGACCGCGGAGCTCATCCCGCTGGAGTGCGGCGGGTACGTGGCCGACACCCCCGGGCTGCGGGAGGTGGGGCTCTGGGAGGTGGACCCGGAGGAGCTGGACGGGCACTTCCCTGAGATGCGCCCGTACCTGGGCACCTGCCGCTACGGGAACTCCTGCACCCACTCGCACGAGCCCGGGTGCGCCGTGCGGGCGGCCGTGGAGGCGGGCGAGGTGGACCCCGGCCGGTACGAGAGCTACCTCCGCATCCTGAAGGGGGAGGACGAGGAGGACTACTGA
- a CDS encoding RNA polymerase sigma factor RpoD/SigA produces MATAARKTRRRKRTTPSLDAGFGVAAEDQSSLDQYLKEVSTHRLLTPPEEIELGKRSQVGDEDAIQELVRANLRFVISVAKKYQNRGVSLSDLIQEGNVGLVTAARKFDPDQGVKFISYAVWWIRQAILSALANQGRAVRVPLNRASDLAKIFRERERLKQELRRDPTPQELSEATGLSPEIVESLQTLNAAEIRLDAPIGDSEDSQLMERFISDEAIVTEDEVEERLLSERIDRALGTLQPRDAKVLKLYFGLEGGREHTLEEIGDILGVTRERIRQLRDRALKRLREGEMGEALASFAAA; encoded by the coding sequence ATGGCTACGGCAGCACGCAAGACACGGCGGCGGAAGCGGACGACCCCCTCGCTCGACGCGGGGTTCGGGGTCGCCGCGGAAGACCAGTCGAGCCTGGACCAATATCTGAAGGAGGTCAGCACCCACCGCCTGCTGACCCCGCCCGAGGAGATCGAGCTCGGGAAGCGCTCCCAGGTGGGTGACGAGGACGCCATCCAGGAGCTCGTCCGCGCCAACCTGCGGTTCGTGATCTCCGTCGCGAAGAAGTACCAGAACCGCGGCGTCTCCCTCTCGGACCTGATCCAGGAGGGGAACGTGGGGCTGGTGACCGCCGCGCGGAAGTTCGACCCGGACCAGGGGGTGAAGTTCATCTCCTACGCGGTGTGGTGGATCCGGCAGGCCATCCTGTCGGCGCTCGCCAACCAGGGGCGCGCCGTGCGCGTGCCGCTGAACCGCGCCTCGGACCTGGCGAAGATCTTCCGCGAGCGGGAGCGCCTCAAGCAGGAGCTGCGGCGCGACCCCACGCCGCAGGAGCTCTCCGAGGCCACCGGGCTGTCGCCGGAGATCGTGGAGAGCCTGCAGACGCTGAACGCCGCGGAGATCCGCCTGGACGCCCCCATCGGCGACTCCGAGGACTCGCAGCTCATGGAGCGCTTCATCTCGGACGAGGCGATCGTCACCGAGGACGAGGTGGAGGAGCGGCTCCTCAGCGAGCGGATCGACCGCGCGCTGGGAACGCTGCAGCCCCGCGACGCCAAGGTCCTCAAGCTCTACTTCGGGCTGGAGGGCGGGCGCGAGCACACCCTGGAGGAGATCGGCGACATCCTGGGCGTGACGCGGGAGCGCATCCGCCAGCTCCGCGACCGCGCGCTGAAGCGCCTGCGCGAGGGGGAGATGGGGGAGGCGCTGGCCTCCTTCGCCGCCGCGTGA